In Lycium ferocissimum isolate CSIRO_LF1 unplaced genomic scaffold, AGI_CSIRO_Lferr_CH_V1 ctg8813, whole genome shotgun sequence, the following proteins share a genomic window:
- the LOC132045971 gene encoding protein MICRORCHIDIA 7-like isoform X2 translates to MDHVRVHPKFLHSNATSHKWALGAFAELLDNAMDEVCNGATYVSVDVLDNKKDKGKMILVEDNGGGMTPDKMRSCMSLGYSAKSKLANTTGQCEFICLLQQPNHLCSVIRAC, encoded by the exons ATGGATCATGTGAGAGTTCACCCAAAATTCTTGCATTCAAATGCCACCAGTCATAAATGGGCGTTGGGAG CTTTTGCTGAGCTTCTTGACAATGCTATGGATGAG GTTTGCAATGGAGCTACCTATGTCAGTGTAGATGTGCTGGACAACAAGAAAGATAAGGGTAAAATGATATTAGTTGAAg ATAATGGTGGTGGAATGACTCCAGATAAAATGCGCTCATGCATGTCTCTTGGATATTCAGCAAAAAGCAAATTAGCAAATACTACTGGCCAATGCGAGTTTATATGTCTGTTGCAGCAGCCAAACCATCTCTGTTCTGTTATTCGGGCGTGCTAA
- the LOC132045971 gene encoding uncharacterized protein LOC132045971 isoform X1, which translates to MPPVINGRWELLLSFLTMLWMRYTCCGFLFRYFLFSSPFFHHLNHSLSLEIFFLQVCNGATYVSVDVLDNKKDKGKMILVEDNGGGMTPDKMRSCMSLGYSAKSKLANTTGQCEFICLLQQPNHLCSVIRAC; encoded by the exons ATGCCACCAGTCATAAATGGGCGTTGGGAG CTTTTGCTGAGCTTCTTGACAATGCTATGGATGAGGTACACGTGCTGTGGTTTCCTGTTCCgttatttccttttctcttctccctTCTTCCACCACCTTAATCACTCCCTttctttggaaatatttttcCTTCAGGTTTGCAATGGAGCTACCTATGTCAGTGTAGATGTGCTGGACAACAAGAAAGATAAGGGTAAAATGATATTAGTTGAAg ATAATGGTGGTGGAATGACTCCAGATAAAATGCGCTCATGCATGTCTCTTGGATATTCAGCAAAAAGCAAATTAGCAAATACTACTGGCCAATGCGAGTTTATATGTCTGTTGCAGCAGCCAAACCATCTCTGTTCTGTTATTCGGGCGTGCTAA